A region of Arabidopsis thaliana chromosome 5, partial sequence DNA encodes the following proteins:
- the TAF15b gene encoding TBP-associated factor 15B (TBP-associated factor 15B (TAF15b); FUNCTIONS IN: binding, nucleotide binding, zinc ion binding, nucleic acid binding; INVOLVED IN: biological_process unknown; LOCATED IN: chloroplast; EXPRESSED IN: 22 plant structures; EXPRESSED DURING: 13 growth stages; CONTAINS InterPro DOMAIN/s: RNA recognition motif, RNP-1 (InterPro:IPR000504), Nucleotide-binding, alpha-beta plait (InterPro:IPR012677), Zinc finger, RanBP2-type (InterPro:IPR001876); BEST Arabidopsis thaliana protein match is: TBP-associated factor 15 (TAIR:AT1G50300.1); Has 115051 Blast hits to 45140 proteins in 2321 species: Archae - 166; Bacteria - 28654; Metazoa - 42717; Fungi - 9006; Plants - 12716; Viruses - 1451; Other Eukaryotes - 20341 (source: NCBI BLink).) codes for MAGMYNQDGGGGAPIPSYGGDGYGGGGGYGGGDAGYGGRGASGGGSYGGRGGYGGGGGRGNRGGGGGGYQGGDRGGRGSGGGGRDGDWRCPNPSCGNVNFARRVECNKCGALAPSGTSSGANDRGGGGYSRGGGDSDRGGGRGGRNDSGRSYESSRYDGGSRSGGSYGSGSQRENGSYGQAPPPAAAIPSYDGSGSYPPPTGYGMEAVPPPTSYSGGPPSYGGPRGGYGSDAPSTGGRGGRSGGYDGGSAPRRQEASYEDAATEKVKQCDADCDDNCDNARIYISNLPPDVTTDELKDLFGGIGQVGRIKQKRGYKDQWPYNIKIYTDEKGNYKGDACLAYEDPSAAHSAGGFFNNYEMRGNKISVTMAEKSAPRAPTFDQRGGGRGGGGGGYGGGGGDRRRDNYSSGPDRNHHGGNRSRPY; via the exons ATGGCTGGGATGTACAATCAAGACGGCGGCGGAGGTGCGCCTATTCCGTCGTACGGTGGTGATGGATACGGCGGAGGGGGAGGTTATGGAGGTGGTGATGCTGGATATGGTGGACGCGGTGCCTCTGGCGGAGGTAGTTACGGCGGACGCGGTGGTTACGGTGGAGGCGGTGGTAGAGGAAATCGAG gcggtggaggtggtggataTCAAGGAGGTGATCGCGGTGGAAGAGGAAGTGGCGGCGGAGGCAGAGATGGAGATTGGCGTTGTCCCAACCCCAG TTGTGGGAACGTGAACTTTGCAAGGAGAGTTGAATGTAACAAGTGTGGTGCACTTGCTCCTTCTGGTACTAGTTCTGGTGCTAATGATCGTGGAGGTGGTGGATATAGCCGAGGTGGAGGTGACAGTGATCGTGGGGGTGGTCGTGGTGGTAGAAACGATAGTGGTAGGAGCTATGAGAGTAGTAGATATGATGGTGGAAGTAGGAGTGGTGGTAGCTATGGTAGTGGTAGTCAGAGGGAAAATGGTTCGTATGGTCAGGCTCCTCCTCCTGCTGCAGCTATTCCATCCTACGATGGTTCTGGAAGTTATCCTCCACCCACGGGTTATGGAATGGAAGCTGTTCCCCCGCCTACAAGCTATTCTGGTGGCCCGCCGTCATATGGTGGTCCACGAGGGGGTTATGGCAGTGATGCACCGAGCACTGGTGGTCGTGGTGGTAGGAGTGGCGGCTATGATGGTGGTAGTGCTCCTCGACGGCAGGAAGCTAGTTATGAAGATGCAGCTACTGAAAAAGTCAAGCAGTGCGATGCTGATTGTGATGATAATTGTGATAATGCTAGAATATACATCTCTAATTTACCTCCGGATGTGACAACTGATGAACTCAAGGATCTCTTTGGTGGCATTGGCCAA GTTGGAAGAATTAAGCAGAAGCGTGGTTACAAAGATCAGTGGCCCTATAATATTAAGATTTACACTGATGAGAAGGGTAACTATAAAGGTGACGCCTGTCTGGCTTATGAAGATCCCAGCGCTGCACACTCTGCAGGCGGCTTTTTCAACA ATTACGAAATGAGGGGGAACAAGATTAGTGTAACGATGGCAGAAAAGTCTGCGCCCCGTGCTCCTACCTTTGACCAGAG AGGTGGGGgtagaggaggaggaggtggtggctatggtggtggtgggggagacagaagaagagacaacTACAGTTCAGGGCCAGACAGAAACCACCATGGGGGAAACCGGTCTCGTCCAtattga
- a CDS encoding O-Glycosyl hydrolases family 17 protein (O-Glycosyl hydrolases family 17 protein; FUNCTIONS IN: cation binding, hydrolase activity, hydrolyzing O-glycosyl compounds, catalytic activity; INVOLVED IN: carbohydrate metabolic process; LOCATED IN: anchored to plasma membrane, plasma membrane, anchored to membrane; EXPRESSED IN: 22 plant structures; EXPRESSED DURING: 13 growth stages; CONTAINS InterPro DOMAIN/s: X8 (InterPro:IPR012946), Glycoside hydrolase, catalytic core (InterPro:IPR017853), Glycoside hydrolase, family 17 (InterPro:IPR000490), Glycoside hydrolase, subgroup, catalytic core (InterPro:IPR013781); BEST Arabidopsis thaliana protein match is: O-Glycosyl hydrolases family 17 protein (TAIR:AT4G17180.1); Has 2632 Blast hits to 2560 proteins in 135 species: Archae - 0; Bacteria - 0; Metazoa - 4; Fungi - 17; Plants - 2601; Viruses - 0; Other Eukaryotes - 10 (source: NCBI BLink).) yields MARRLFLLLLAVTAGLSLTGTTVRAVGINWGTEASHPLPPSKVVELLKSNGIVKVKLFDADPKVLRALSGSNIGVTIGIQNSMLKSLNASVKVAESWVHDNVTRYFNGGNRVRIEYVAVGEEPFLQSYGNQYKPFVIGAAMNIQNALVKANLANEVKVVVPSSFDSFLSESGRPSSGHFRADLNKTMIELLSFLTKHHSPFFVTISPFLSFHQNKNISLDFSLFKETAKAHKDGRKTYRNSFDLSYDTLVSALFTIGFSEVDIVVSKIGWPTDGAENATSLTAEAFFKGLIVHLEKKTASLPRPPVETYIESLLDEDQRNLSAGNFERHWGVFTFDGQAKYNFSFNHKNQVNAQNVQYLPPKWCVVNNNKDLSNASARALEACAVADCTSILPGGSCSGIRWPGNVSYAFNSLYQQNDHSAESCNFGGLGLITTVDPSEDNCRFSIQLDTSHSSSQTPNFFQSWPLLLLFLLSGLF; encoded by the exons ATGGCTCGTCGGCtgtttctcctcctcctcgcCGTCACGGCAGGGTTGAGCTTGACGGGAACAACCGTCAGAGCAGTTGGCATAAATTGGGGGACAGAAGCGTCGCACCCTCTTCCGCCTTCAAAGGTTGTAGAGCTTCTGAAATCAAACGGCATTGTCAAAGTGAAGCTCTTCGATGCCGACCCAAAAGTTCTCCGAGCTCTCTCTGGTTCTAATATTGGTGTCACTATCGGAATCCAAAATTCGATGCTCAAGAGCTTGAATGCATCCGTAAAGGTAGCAGAGAGCTGGGTACATGACAATGTCACTCGTTACTTCAACGGTGGAAACAGAGTTCGAATCGA GTATGTAGCAGTTGGAGAAGAGCCATTTCTCCAGAGCTATGGCAATCAGTATAAGCCTTTTGTGATTGGGGCAGCTATGAATATCCAAAATGCTTTAGTTAAGGCGAACTTGGCAAATGAAGTGAAGGTTGTAGTCCCCTCAAGCTTTGATTCCTTTCTTTCTGAATCTGGTCGACCTTCTTCAGGACACTTTAGGGCTGACCTCAACAAGACGATGATTGAACTCCTCTCCTTTCTCACAAAGCACCACTCTCCTTTTTTTGTGACAATCTCTCCTTTCCTAAGCTTTCACCAGAACAAGAACATCTCCCTTGACTTTAGCCTCTTTAAAGAAACAGCAAAGGCTCACAAAGACGGACGTAAAACCTACAGAAACAGCTTTGATCTAAGCTATGACACACTTGTCTCTGCATTGTTCACAATTGGGTTTTCGGAGGTGGATATCGTTGTGTCAAAGATCGGTTGGCCTACAGATGGAGCAGAAAATGCAACATCACTGACTGCTGAGGCGTTCTTTAAAGGACTGATAGTTCACTTGGAGAAAAAGACGGCCTCTCTCCCGCGTCCTCCTGTTGAAACCTACATTGAAAGTCTCTTGGACGAAGATCAGAGAAACTTATCTGCTGGGAACTTTGAGAGGCACTGGGGAGTGTTCACTTTCGACGGTCAAGCCAAATACAATTTCAGTTTCAACCATAAGAATCAGGTAAACGCGCAGAATGTTCAGTACCTTCCTCCTAAGTGGTGTGTGGTGAACAATAACAAGGACTTGTCAAACGCGTCAGCAAGAGCATTAGAAGCGTGTGCTGTTGCGGACTGTACATCGATACTTCCTGGCGGGTCGTGTTCAGGCATCAGATGGCCAGGCAACGTTTCATACGCGTTCAATAGCTTGTACCAGCAAAATGATCACAGTGCAGAAAGCTGCAACTTTGGTGGACTTGGTTTGATCACTACTGTTGATCCTTCTGAGGATAATTGCCGGTTCTCGATTCAACTTGACACTTCTCATTCATCTTCGCAAACTCCAAATTTCTTTCAGAGCTGGCCTCTCCTCTTATTGTTCCTACTGTCCGGACTCTTTTAA
- a CDS encoding NAD(P)-binding Rossmann-fold superfamily protein (NAD(P)-binding Rossmann-fold superfamily protein; FUNCTIONS IN: coenzyme binding, binding, cinnamoyl-CoA reductase activity, catalytic activity; INVOLVED IN: lignin biosynthetic process, cellular metabolic process, metabolic process; LOCATED IN: cellular_component unknown; EXPRESSED IN: 24 plant structures; EXPRESSED DURING: 15 growth stages; CONTAINS InterPro DOMAIN/s: NAD-dependent epimerase/dehydratase (InterPro:IPR001509), NAD(P)-binding domain (InterPro:IPR016040); BEST Arabidopsis thaliana protein match is: NAD(P)-binding Rossmann-fold superfamily protein (TAIR:AT2G02400.1); Has 1807 Blast hits to 1807 proteins in 277 species: Archae - 0; Bacteria - 0; Metazoa - 736; Fungi - 347; Plants - 385; Viruses - 0; Other Eukaryotes - 339 (source: NCBI BLink).), with the protein MLTDEREVVCVTGASGCIGSWLVHQLLLRGYSVHATVKNLQDEKETKHLEGLEGAATRLHLFEMDLLQYDTVSAAINGCSGVFHLASPCIVDEVQDPQKQLLDPAVKGTINVLTAAKEASVKRVVVTSSISAITPSPNWPADKIKNEECWAAEDYCRQNGLWYPLSKTLAEKAAWEFAEEKGLDVVVVNPGTVMGPVIPPSLNASMHMLLRLLQGCTETYENFFMGSVHFKDVALAHILVYEDPYSKGRHLCVEAISHYGDFVAKVAELYPNYNVPKLPRETQPGLLRDKNASKKLIDLGLKFISMEEIIKEGVESLKSKGFIS; encoded by the exons ATGTTAACGGACGAGAGAGAAGTAGTCTGTGTCACCGGCGCCAGTGGCTGCATCGGCTCGTGGCTGGTCCATCAGCTCCTCCTCCGCGGCTACTCCGTCCACGCCACCGTGAAAAACCTCC AGGATGAGAAAGAGACGAAACATCTAGAAGGTCTCGAAGGTGCAGCCACACGCCTCCATCTATTCGAGATGGATCTCCTACAATACGACACCGTTTCCGCCGCCATCAATGGTTGCTCCGGCGTATTCCACCTCGCATCACCTTGTATCGTCGATGAAGTCCAAGATCCCCAG AAGCAACTACTTGACCCGGCGGTTAAAGGAACCATAAATGTTCTGACGGCGGCAAAAGAAGCCAGTGTTAAGAGAGTTGTTGTGACGTCTTCGATATCGGCGATTACTCCAAGTCCCAACTGGCCTGCTGATAAGATCAAGAATGAGGAATGTTGGGCTGCTGAAGACTACTGCAGGCAAAATGGA TTGTGGTATCCACTGTCGAAGACGCTTGCTGAGAAGGCAGCTTGGGAATTTGCAGAGGAGAAAGGATTGGATGTGGTTGTGGTGAATCCAGGCACTGTCATGGGGCCTGTGATTCCTCCGTCTCTTAACGCTAGCATGCACATGCTTCTACGCCTTCTTCAGG GGTGCACGGAGACATACGAGAACTTCTTTATGGGGTCTGTGCATTTCAAGGATGTGGCTTTAGCTCATATTCTTGTATACGAGGATCCATATTCGAAAGGAAGGCACTTGTGCGTTGAGGCTATCTCTCACTACGGTGATTTTGTAGCCAAAGTTGCTGAGCTCTATCCCAATTACAATGTCCCCAA GTTACCGAGAGAGACTCAACCGGGTTTACTTCGAGATAAGAATGCATCAAAGAAGCTCATAGATTTGGGGTTAAAGTTCATTTCCATGGAGGAAATCATCAAGGAAGGTGTGGAGAGTCTTAAAAGCAAAGGATTTATCTCTTAA
- the LSH5 gene encoding LIGHT-DEPENDENT SHORT HYPOCOTYLS-like protein (DUF640) (LIGHT SENSITIVE HYPOCOTYLS 5 (LSH5); CONTAINS InterPro DOMAIN/s: Protein of unknown function DUF640 (InterPro:IPR006936); BEST Arabidopsis thaliana protein match is: Protein of unknown function (DUF640) (TAIR:AT1G07090.1); Has 1807 Blast hits to 1807 proteins in 277 species: Archae - 0; Bacteria - 0; Metazoa - 736; Fungi - 347; Plants - 385; Viruses - 0; Other Eukaryotes - 339 (source: NCBI BLink).) — protein sequence MEGETAAKAAASSSSSPSRYESQKRRDWNTFLQYLRNHKPPLNLSRCSGAHVLEFLKYLDQFGKTKVHATACPFFGQPNPPSQCTCPLKQAWGSLDALIGRLRAAFEEIGGGLPESNPFAAKAVRIYLKEVRQTQAKARGIPYDKKKRKRPHTDTATPIAGDGDDAEGSGGAALVVTAATTV from the coding sequence ATGGAGGGAGAAACCGCAGCCAAAGCAGCGGCAAGTTCCTCCTCATCCCCGAGCCGGTACGAGTCTCAAAAGAGGCGAGACTGGAACACTTTCCTTCAGTATCTAAGGAACCACAAGCCACCTCTGAATCTGTCTCGTTGTAGTGGCGCACACGTCCTTGAGTTCCTTAAGTACCTCGACCAGTTTGGTAAGACCAAAGTCCATGCCACGGCTTGTCCCTTCTTCGGACAACCTAACCCACCGTCTCAGTGCACTTGCCCTCTCAAGCAAGCTTGGGGAAGTCTCGATGCTCTCATCGGCCGTCTAAGGGCTGCTTTCGAGGAAATCGGCGGTGGTCTTCCTGAGTCAAACCCTTTCGCTGCCAAGGCTGTTAGGATCTATCTTAAAGAAGTCCGTCAAACACAGGCTAAGGCTCGAGGGATTCCTTAcgacaagaagaaaagaaaacgtcCGCATACAGACACGGCAACTCCAATCGCCGGTGACGGAGACGATGCCGAAGGAAGTGGTGGTGCTGCTTTGGTCGTTACGGCTGCAACTACGGTATAG
- a CDS encoding Rab3 GTPase-activating protein catalytic protein (unknown protein; FUNCTIONS IN: molecular_function unknown; INVOLVED IN: biological_process unknown; LOCATED IN: chloroplast; EXPRESSED IN: 23 plant structures; EXPRESSED DURING: 14 growth stages; BEST Arabidopsis thaliana protein match is: unknown protein (TAIR:AT5G55060.2); Has 30201 Blast hits to 17322 proteins in 780 species: Archae - 12; Bacteria - 1396; Metazoa - 17338; Fungi - 3422; Plants - 5037; Viruses - 0; Other Eukaryotes - 2996 (source: NCBI BLink).), translating to MASVSKSNHLEEDDDAEEEVQHFDDFTLASSWERFISDIEATCRQWLADGPKNLVEKGAVAVEDSKNLFTVKHELKNVAKSYCMEFYFQIDNNGSQQAGIGNWNSNSHDLQLCFGVKDFLLIAPQSASGVLLDTPESSKLLSAVAIALSNCGSLWPAFVPVHDPSRKAYIGIQNMGTVFTRRFEADRVGSQVPVKLMHLEGLYELFVSKFVYSGVDFSMHTFRVHFMMRLTYQTFPYDEEDEEIDTDEVMGDKSDTAEHYGSESRNKVLWDDDCPWSEWYSAEDPLRGFELVVTWADRTVESTLEMAELENASPHDAEKWILHPILSPYLGDPSHGKRIDFASQLLCLVEALDSSFSAQFMEDFVSVENPSSENLKTSVVIPPPSVLDRVIKDLFREGSKLPDFTKGEHRLSRALKAAPLESLFTQFCLHSLWFGNCNIRAIAFLWIEFVREVRWCWEETQPLPKMPIDGSIDLSSCLINQKLHLLAICIEKKREMNEEFLDCIGSDDSSDASVSMEEHHKVDKRRNTSSEEELRRKRDSSIAEDTSKQLRFERKTERTNSVNQSPTDAIRRGSAGPVGTMMLLKSRQQLHAPFTQDPPLMTEDMHEERLQAVEAFGDSLNVPGQLEKDILLSDMSAFKAANPDAVFEDFIRWHSPGDWESFEPKTTEPSAGPSTEGSKDEWPPRGRLSQRMSDQGNLWRKSWNDAPALPADDQKPLLDPNREGEKIVHYLETVRPHQLLEQMVCTAFRGSADTLNQTNVGNMRQMTSKLEQLYLIMKFTLGALQRNNLPDKAKTVKDLKRLCMVFENVEKLVAVAASIHRKFLDASRLAQVIFSDFYGVYAPTMGMSANDEENKSRTEMEVSRQEVSLRERQVVSNLFSPPSANQSWRKVLSMGNLLNGHEPILREIIFSTGDDVNNGIHYAAAADVAATSDRKGEEIETHRMYVSGTSNDLRVGLSVTSCD from the exons ATGGCTTCTGTAAGCAAATCGAATCATctcgaagaagatgatgatgctgaAGAAGAG GTGCAACATTTCGATGATTTCACTCTAGCTTCTTCCTGGGAAAG GTTCATCTCAGACATTGAAGCAACTTGTCGTCAATGGTTAGCTGATGGTCCCAAAAACCTGGTG GAAAAGGGTGCTGTTGCAGTGGAGGATTCAAAGAATCTGTTTACGGTCAAACACGAACTTAAGAATGTTGCAAAGAGCTATTGTATGGAGTTCTACTttcaaattgataataatGGTAGCCAACAAG CTGGAATTGGTAATTGGAACAGTAATTCACATGATCTCCAGCTTTGCTTTGGGGTGAAGGATTTTCTG TTGATTGCTCCACAAAGTGCCAGTGGGGTGCTTCTTGATACACCAGAGTCTAGCAAGCTTCTGAGTGCGGTTGCTATTGCTTTGTCTAACTGTGGCAG CTTGTGGCCAGCCTTTGTCCCTGTGCATGACCCTTCACGCAAAGCATATATTGGAATCCAGAATATGGGCACTGTTTTTACTAGAAGATTTGAAGCAGATCGTGTTGGCAGCCAAGTTCCCGTGAAACTCATGCACCTGGAAGGGCTATATGAGTTGTTTGTTTCTAAGTTT gTTTATTCAGGAGTGGACTTCTCGATGCATACTTTCAGAGTCCATTTTATGATGAGGCTAACATACCAAACCTTCCCATATGACGAGGAGGATGAGGAAATTGATACGGATGAGGTTATGGGTGACAAATCAGACACTGCAGAACACTATGGTTCTGAGTCACGCAATAAGGTGCTCTGGGATGATGACTGTCCTTGGAGTGAGTGGTACTCTGCTGAAGATCCACTAAGAG GATTCGAATTGGTGGTCACATGGGCTGACAGGACTGTAGAAAGCACACTTGAGATGGCTGAACTTGAAAATGCCTCACCCCATGATGCTGAGAAGTGGATTTTACACCCAATCCTCTCGCCATATCT GGGTGATCCTTCACATGGcaaaagaattgattttgcTTCCCAACTACTTTGCTTGGTTGAAGCATTGGATTCGTCTTTCTCAGCTCAGTTTATGGAGGATTTTGTGTCAG TGGAAAATCCAAGCTCCGAAAATTTAAAGACCTCAGTGGTCATCCCTCCTCCGTCAGTTCTTGATCGGGTGATTAAAGATCTCTTTCGTGAGG GGTCTAAACTCCCAGATTTTACAAAAGGCGAACACAGGCTTTCTCGAGCTCTTAAGGCTGCACCGCTTGAATCTCTTTTTACACAATTCTGTTTGCACTCACTGTGGTTTGGCAATTGCAATATCCGTG CCATTGCCTTTCTCTGGATAGAGTTTGTCCGTGAAGTTCGATGGTGTTGGGAAGAGACACAGCCGTTGCCGAAAATGCCAATTGACGGTTCTATTGATTTGTCCAGTTGTTTGATCAACCAAAAGTTACACTTG CTTGCAATTTGCATCGAAAAAAAACGTGAAATGAATGAAGAGTTCCTAGACTGTATAGGAAGTGATGACAGTTCAGACGCTTCTGTTTCTATGGAG GAACACCACAAGGTCgacaagagaagaaatacaTCCTCGGAAGAAGAACTGCGGAGGAAACGTGACAG CTCAATTGCAGAAGATACATCTAAGCAACTCAGATTTGAGCGGAAAACTGAACGCACAAATTCTGTGAACCAAAGCCCAACAGATGCCATCAGGAGAGGTTCAGCTGGACCAGTGGGGACGATGATGCTCCTGAAGTCACGTCAGCAACTCCATGCCCCATTTACCCAG GACCCACCTCTTATGACTGAAGACATGCATGAAGAAAGACTCCAGGCTGTTGAGGCGTTTGGTGATTCCCTT AACGTTCCTGGCCAATTGGAGAAAGACATCTTATTATCTG ACATGTCAGCATTCAAAGCGGCAAACCCAGATGCAGTGTTTGAGGACTTTATCAGATGGCATTCACCTGGAGATTGGGAGAGCTTTGAACCTAAAACCACTGAACCATCAGCAGGCCCCAGCACCGAAGGCTCGAAAGATGAATGGCCTCCTCGTGGCCGCCTTTCTCAACGGATGTCTGATCAAGGAAACTTGTGGAGAAAAAGTTGGAATGATGCACCCGCTTTGCCAGCCGATGACCAAAAGCCTCTCCTAGACCCGAACCGAGAGGGAGAGAAG ATTGTTCATTACCTGGAAACAGTACGGCCTCATCAGCTTCTTGAGCAAATGGTCTGCACAGCCTTCAGAGGATCAGCTGACACTCTTAACCAGACAAACGTCGGTAACATGAGACAAATGACCTCTAAATTGGAGCAACTCTACCTCATCATGAAATTTACTTTGGGGGCTCTACAac GAAACAATCTTCCGGATAAAGCAAAGACCGTCAAAGACCTGAAACGTCTCTGCATGGTCTTTGAAAACGTGGAGAAGTTGGTAGCGGTTGCGGCATCTATTCACAGAAAGTTCCTGGACGCATCACGCCTTGCTCAAGTAATATTCAGCGACTTCTATGGCGTTTATGCTCCAACAATGGGAATGAGCGCAAATGATGAAGAGAACAAAAGCAGGACG GAGATGGAAGTAAGTAGACAGGAAGTGAGTTTAAGAGAAAGACAAGTGGTGTCGAATCTGTTCTCGCCTCCATCGGCTAACCAGTCTTGGAGAAAAGTGCTCAGTATGGGAAATCTTCTAAACGGACACGAACCTATTCTCAGGGAGATCATTTTCTCCACCGGAGACGATGTCAACAACGGAATCCATTACGCGGCAGCTGCTGATGTGGCGGCCACAAGTGACCGGAAGGGAGAAGAAATCGAGACACACCGAATGTATGTGTCTGGAACATCTAACGATCTCCGGGTTGGGCTCTCTGTTACTTCCTgcgattga